Proteins from a single region of Thermococcus sp. CX2:
- a CDS encoding DUF354 domain-containing protein: MKIWIDITNAPHVHFFKGVIRELEKSGHEVLITTREFDGLTDILDMFGFDYYVIGRHGGATLEGKLLMSAERMYKLSKLIIEEKPDLALYKHSAEAPRVAFGLRIPSIGFVDNETAVAQNKLILPYTSLLIYPMAIDAYELLKCGADPNGMRPVKGFSELAHLYGFVPDKKVLRELGLKKNGYIVMRTEPIKANYFNGDSEKSILEGVIPLLPEVPIVLFPRIESQRKRFERFSNVIIPEHAVDSLSLLYYAKLMIGAGGTMNREAIALGTPTISTYPGKLLAVTKWLVEKGLKFHSTDPVEVARMAERMMELNGSYRAYIRSIVSGFENPMDVILREIETYEELGTFKTIKIGESTNASDARGYIGLDERRNDEK; this comes from the coding sequence ATGAAGATATGGATAGACATCACCAATGCTCCTCACGTTCACTTTTTCAAGGGTGTAATCAGGGAGCTGGAGAAATCTGGGCACGAGGTTCTTATAACAACCAGGGAGTTTGACGGGCTGACGGATATCCTTGACATGTTTGGATTCGATTACTACGTCATTGGCCGCCATGGAGGTGCTACTCTCGAGGGCAAGCTTCTCATGAGCGCAGAGAGAATGTACAAACTCTCCAAGCTTATAATCGAGGAAAAGCCCGATCTGGCCCTGTACAAACATTCCGCAGAGGCACCACGGGTTGCGTTCGGACTTAGGATACCCTCCATCGGCTTCGTTGACAACGAGACTGCCGTGGCTCAGAACAAGCTCATCCTGCCATACACGAGCCTCTTGATTTACCCCATGGCCATAGACGCCTACGAGCTGCTCAAGTGCGGTGCAGATCCAAACGGCATGCGCCCTGTGAAAGGCTTTTCAGAACTTGCACATCTCTACGGCTTTGTTCCCGATAAAAAAGTCCTTAGGGAGCTGGGTTTAAAGAAAAACGGCTACATCGTGATGCGCACGGAGCCGATAAAGGCCAACTACTTCAACGGAGATTCTGAAAAGAGCATTCTCGAGGGCGTGATTCCCCTCCTGCCAGAAGTCCCGATAGTTCTCTTCCCGAGGATCGAGAGCCAGAGAAAAAGGTTCGAAAGATTTTCCAACGTTATAATTCCAGAACATGCCGTTGACAGCCTTAGCCTTCTTTATTATGCCAAGCTCATGATAGGCGCTGGCGGAACGATGAACAGGGAAGCTATCGCCCTAGGAACTCCCACGATATCCACATATCCTGGCAAGCTCTTGGCCGTCACCAAGTGGCTCGTGGAGAAGGGGCTTAAGTTCCACTCAACTGATCCAGTGGAAGTGGCAAGGATGGCTGAGCGCATGATGGAACTCAACGGCAGTTACAGAGCCTACATAAGGAGCATTGTTAGCGGCTTTGAAAACCCAATGGACGTTATCCTCAGGGAGATAGAGACCTACGAAGAGCTTGGAACGTTCAAGACGATAAAAATTGGGGAATCAACCAATGCCAGCGATGCTAGGGGTTACATAGGCCTCGATGAACGCCGCAACGATGAGAAGTAG
- a CDS encoding UDP-N-acetyl-D-mannosamine dehydrogenase yields the protein MREKIENRTAELAVIGLGYIGLPTAIMFANAGFRVTGLEIREDVVEKINSGHAHIIEPEIDELLQNALKNGNLRATSNPADIKGKDVYIICVQTPLKDDKTPNLSYLESAVRTVAGAMKKGSLVIIESTVPPLTTAKMATLIEELTGLKAGEDFYMVHAPERVMPGRIFKELVYNSRIFGGITPESAELAELLYRSFVKGQTFKTSSTVSEVVKLMENTFRDVNIALANEFAFLAHQYGINVFEAIELANTHPRVRIHIPGIGVGGHCLPKDPHLLIWPAKEDFGLIRLAREINDSMPLFTKDLLFKAFREINLPPEEAVVTILGLAYKGNSDDTRNSPASALIEAIRDDVGEIRTYDPYVGGTHESLEAAVSGADAVVIATDHTSFKAINWEELGKIMRNKILIDGRHVVKEPPKGFIFKGIGRGEY from the coding sequence ATGCGAGAAAAGATAGAGAACCGAACCGCCGAACTCGCCGTGATAGGACTAGGATACATAGGACTCCCAACGGCCATAATGTTCGCCAACGCGGGTTTCAGGGTAACGGGACTAGAGATTCGGGAGGATGTTGTTGAAAAAATAAACTCCGGTCATGCCCATATAATTGAGCCTGAAATCGACGAGCTTCTACAGAATGCCCTTAAAAATGGCAACCTGAGGGCGACCTCGAATCCTGCGGATATAAAGGGGAAGGATGTTTACATAATCTGCGTCCAGACCCCGCTCAAGGATGACAAAACTCCCAATCTGAGCTATCTCGAGAGCGCTGTGAGAACTGTAGCTGGGGCCATGAAAAAAGGCTCACTCGTCATAATAGAGAGCACCGTTCCTCCTCTCACAACGGCCAAGATGGCCACACTGATAGAGGAGCTGACCGGTCTAAAAGCTGGTGAGGACTTCTACATGGTTCACGCCCCGGAGAGAGTAATGCCGGGCAGAATTTTCAAAGAACTGGTGTACAATTCAAGGATCTTTGGGGGCATAACTCCCGAGAGTGCCGAGCTTGCCGAACTCCTCTACCGCTCCTTCGTAAAGGGACAGACGTTCAAGACGAGCTCGACCGTTAGTGAAGTCGTTAAGCTTATGGAGAACACGTTCAGAGACGTCAACATCGCCCTAGCCAACGAGTTCGCCTTCCTCGCCCACCAGTATGGGATAAACGTCTTCGAGGCAATAGAGCTTGCGAACACCCATCCAAGGGTCAGAATCCACATCCCCGGCATAGGTGTCGGCGGCCATTGCCTGCCCAAAGATCCACATTTACTCATCTGGCCAGCCAAGGAGGACTTCGGCTTGATAAGGTTAGCAAGGGAGATAAACGACAGCATGCCTCTCTTCACGAAGGACTTGCTCTTCAAAGCCTTCAGAGAGATAAACCTGCCCCCAGAAGAGGCAGTTGTAACTATCTTGGGGCTCGCCTACAAAGGAAACTCAGACGACACAAGAAACTCCCCGGCGTCTGCCCTCATAGAGGCCATAAGGGATGACGTTGGGGAGATAAGAACCTACGACCCCTACGTGGGCGGAACGCACGAGAGCCTCGAAGCCGCCGTCAGTGGTGCCGACGCCGTCGTGATAGCCACCGATCACACGTCCTTCAAAGCCATAAACTGGGAGGAGCTTGGAAAGATCATGCGGAATAAGATCCTCATCGATGGCCGGCACGTGGTCAAGGAACCCCCCAAGGGATTCATCTTCAAGGGCATCGGGAGGGGCGAGTATTGA
- the wecB gene encoding non-hydrolyzing UDP-N-acetylglucosamine 2-epimerase: MKPAFVFGTRPEIIKLAPVIRAFEEMGIEPLLVHTGQHYDYEMSSVFLEELELRKIDYHLEVGSGTQAEQTGTAMIKIEKVLMKEKPDVTLVQGDTNTVLAGALASVKLKIPVAHVEAGLRSFDRTMPEEINRILADHASEVLFAPTEEARENLEREGITENVYVVGNTVVDAVLQNAEIAERKSDILERLGLKSREYILITAHRAENTDSKENLRRLLEILEALPIKAVYPMHPRTRKRLESFGLWERVEAIENLIVTKPLGYLDFLKLQKNAKIVMTDSGGIQEESIILNVPCLTLRYNTERPETVKAGGNVLVGLEKERALSYVERLLSDEEFYKKMASAPNPFGDGKAGERIAEILLKLYKMEKLKVRSSRFI; the protein is encoded by the coding sequence TTGAAGCCAGCCTTCGTCTTCGGAACCAGGCCGGAGATAATCAAGCTCGCTCCCGTTATCAGGGCGTTTGAAGAGATGGGCATCGAACCTCTACTGGTTCACACCGGCCAGCACTACGACTACGAGATGAGCAGTGTATTCCTCGAGGAGTTAGAGCTCAGGAAGATAGACTACCACCTTGAAGTTGGTTCTGGAACGCAGGCCGAACAGACGGGAACAGCAATGATTAAGATCGAGAAGGTTCTGATGAAAGAAAAGCCCGACGTCACGCTCGTTCAGGGCGATACGAACACAGTCCTTGCCGGCGCACTGGCAAGCGTCAAGCTGAAAATCCCCGTTGCCCATGTTGAAGCTGGCTTAAGGAGCTTCGACAGAACGATGCCTGAGGAGATAAACAGGATTTTAGCGGATCACGCAAGTGAGGTTCTCTTTGCCCCGACGGAAGAGGCGAGGGAAAACCTCGAGCGTGAGGGCATAACTGAGAACGTTTACGTCGTGGGCAACACCGTTGTTGACGCAGTCCTCCAGAACGCAGAGATAGCCGAGAGGAAGAGCGATATTCTGGAGAGGCTTGGCCTCAAAAGCAGGGAATACATCCTCATCACGGCCCACAGAGCTGAGAACACGGACAGCAAGGAGAATCTCAGAAGGCTCTTGGAAATCCTTGAGGCGCTGCCGATTAAGGCCGTCTATCCCATGCATCCCAGAACGAGGAAGAGGCTCGAGAGTTTCGGCCTCTGGGAACGTGTTGAGGCGATAGAGAACCTTATTGTCACGAAGCCGCTTGGATATCTCGACTTCTTAAAGCTCCAGAAGAACGCGAAAATAGTTATGACAGACTCCGGCGGGATTCAGGAGGAGAGCATAATCCTGAACGTGCCCTGCCTGACCCTCCGCTACAACACCGAGAGACCGGAAACTGTGAAAGCCGGCGGCAACGTCCTCGTTGGCCTCGAAAAGGAGAGAGCCCTGAGCTACGTCGAGAGACTTCTGAGCGATGAGGAGTTCTACAAGAAGATGGCGAGTGCTCCAAATCCCTTCGGCGATGGAAAAGCGGGCGAAAGAATTGCCGAGATACTGCTGAAGCTGTACAAAATGGAAAAATTAAAAGTCAGGAGTTCAAGGTTCATTTAG
- a CDS encoding radical SAM protein → MIEVRLPHTIFEDLGESVRLIWRRTLYADFEKDELKRVLRRKYKVFPDISVRDGALIIDTDYPEIEKYIVIYIQNNLGALLRNRYTKRKVLYVHEGMDVPLLGYNAFGLIDRGTNLIQVRGVSGCNMSCIFCSVDEGPYSRTRKLDYVVDVDYLMKWFDDVARIKGKGLEAHLDGQGEPLLYPFSVELVQALREHPNVRVISMQSNGTLLNDKLVEELAEAGLDRVNLSLHSLDPEKAKMLMGRKDYDLQHVLDMAEALVNAGIDVLLAPVIIFGINDNEAEAFIEFARRIGAGKRWPALGFQNYIPYKFGRNPTIAKLVPFKKFYEWLRELERKTGMKPLVLKPKHFGMEKREFIPLAFRPGEVVKAEVVLPGRIQGEMLAKARNRLIEVINTDAEVGDRIKIKIVRTRHGIYIGTEV, encoded by the coding sequence ATGATTGAGGTGAGGCTCCCACATACTATCTTTGAAGACCTCGGTGAGAGTGTGAGGTTAATCTGGAGGAGGACGCTCTACGCTGACTTCGAAAAAGATGAACTCAAGAGGGTTCTGAGGAGGAAGTATAAGGTTTTCCCGGACATAAGCGTGAGAGACGGGGCGCTCATCATCGATACTGATTATCCCGAAATAGAGAAGTACATCGTGATATACATCCAGAACAACCTCGGTGCACTCCTCAGGAACCGCTACACCAAGAGAAAAGTCCTCTACGTTCACGAGGGGATGGACGTTCCCCTCCTTGGCTATAACGCCTTTGGTTTGATAGACAGGGGCACAAACCTTATTCAGGTGAGGGGAGTCAGCGGCTGCAACATGAGCTGCATCTTCTGCTCCGTCGATGAGGGGCCCTACTCTAGGACGAGGAAGCTCGACTACGTGGTGGACGTCGACTATCTGATGAAATGGTTTGACGACGTGGCCAGAATCAAGGGTAAAGGCCTGGAGGCACATCTCGACGGCCAAGGAGAGCCGCTTCTCTATCCTTTTAGCGTGGAGCTAGTTCAGGCCCTAAGGGAGCATCCGAACGTTAGGGTAATCTCGATGCAGAGCAACGGGACTCTGCTGAACGATAAACTCGTGGAAGAACTTGCCGAGGCGGGTCTCGATAGGGTGAACCTCTCACTCCATTCCCTTGACCCAGAGAAGGCCAAGATGCTTATGGGACGGAAAGACTACGACCTTCAGCACGTCCTGGACATGGCCGAGGCTTTGGTGAATGCGGGCATCGACGTCCTCCTCGCCCCGGTCATAATCTTTGGCATCAACGACAACGAGGCCGAGGCTTTCATTGAGTTCGCGAGGAGGATTGGAGCAGGTAAGAGATGGCCTGCTCTCGGCTTCCAGAACTACATCCCCTACAAGTTTGGCAGGAATCCAACTATAGCCAAGCTCGTGCCGTTCAAGAAGTTTTACGAGTGGCTCCGCGAGCTGGAGAGGAAAACTGGAATGAAGCCCCTCGTTCTGAAGCCTAAGCACTTTGGCATGGAGAAGCGTGAATTTATCCCCCTTGCCTTCAGGCCAGGGGAGGTTGTAAAGGCCGAGGTTGTTCTGCCAGGCAGAATCCAGGGTGAGATGCTGGCTAAGGCCAGAAACAGGCTCATTGAGGTCATCAATACAGATGCTGAGGTCGGTGACAGGATAAAAATCAAGATAGTGAGAACGAGGCATGGGATTTACATTGGAACCGAAGTCTAG
- a CDS encoding regulator has product MWGKIEHYFDEYPVRKQIAKTLLKYGLRVSDDMKIKAGDIEVPYTKIAKALDVDRRVVKETVGMILKIPELKEIYTNLEPTVHMKYVGRHVGYGVIEIEPEPRAIGILAKIAQKIAEREINIVQVVAEDPELYPEATLTIITEKPIPGDLINELSKLEGVKRISIY; this is encoded by the coding sequence ATGTGGGGAAAGATTGAGCATTACTTTGATGAATATCCCGTCAGAAAGCAGATTGCCAAGACCCTCCTCAAGTACGGCCTTCGTGTGTCAGACGACATGAAGATTAAGGCCGGGGACATCGAGGTTCCCTACACAAAGATAGCCAAGGCCCTCGACGTCGACAGGCGCGTTGTGAAGGAGACTGTCGGGATGATACTCAAGATACCCGAGCTGAAGGAGATTTACACCAACCTCGAACCCACGGTTCACATGAAGTACGTCGGAAGGCACGTCGGCTACGGCGTTATCGAAATCGAACCCGAGCCAAGGGCCATAGGAATACTCGCCAAGATAGCCCAGAAGATAGCCGAGAGAGAAATCAACATCGTCCAGGTGGTTGCCGAAGATCCGGAGCTCTACCCAGAGGCAACACTCACGATAATCACCGAGAAACCCATACCGGGTGACCTGATAAACGAGCTCTCCAAGCTTGAGGGAGTCAAGAGGATTTCGATTTATTGA
- a CDS encoding Na+/H+ antiporter subunit E has protein sequence MGEASRISRYLYTVIVLFAIWLFLTASLDPQELGFGLVLSLIVAAFTYEIFTTNGLANLHPKRIAYAIAYIPYFLWAMIMANLDVAYRVLHPKRPINPGIVECRTVLKSDVGKLSLANSITLTPGTITLDVKGDRYFIHWIDVKDDSIEGASKNITEPFEKFLKVIFG, from the coding sequence ATGGGAGAAGCAAGCAGGATAAGCCGCTATCTGTATACGGTTATCGTGCTGTTTGCAATATGGCTGTTTCTAACGGCCAGTCTAGATCCTCAGGAATTAGGATTCGGCCTTGTGCTGTCCCTGATAGTCGCGGCTTTTACCTACGAGATATTCACTACCAACGGACTGGCGAACCTGCACCCAAAGAGAATCGCCTACGCTATAGCCTACATACCCTACTTCCTCTGGGCCATGATCATGGCCAACCTCGACGTGGCCTACAGGGTTCTTCACCCGAAGAGGCCCATAAACCCAGGAATCGTTGAATGCAGAACCGTTCTCAAGAGCGACGTTGGAAAGCTCAGCCTCGCGAACTCGATAACCCTTACGCCGGGAACCATCACCCTCGACGTAAAGGGCGACAGGTACTTTATTCACTGGATAGACGTTAAGGACGACTCGATTGAAGGCGCTTCTAAGAACATAACCGAGCCCTTTGAAAAGTTCCTGAAGGTGATCTTCGGATGA
- a CDS encoding monovalent cation/H+ antiporter complex subunit F gives MIGINVYLALIAIATLLSMYRVFRGPTTVDRLVAVDIMTTITTGLMVLFALYYKRMIFLDVALVYAILAFGGVIAFARYLEGGV, from the coding sequence ATGATAGGGATTAACGTATACCTCGCCCTTATAGCCATAGCAACGCTCCTGAGCATGTACAGGGTCTTCAGAGGACCCACAACCGTCGATAGGCTCGTTGCAGTGGACATCATGACTACCATAACCACCGGACTCATGGTGCTCTTCGCGCTCTACTACAAGAGGATGATATTCCTCGACGTTGCCCTCGTGTATGCGATCCTCGCCTTTGGAGGAGTCATAGCCTTCGCGCGCTACCTGGAGGGAGGAGTATGA
- the mnhG gene encoding monovalent cation/H(+) antiporter subunit G, with amino-acid sequence MSALTIIGEVLVLLGTFFYFLSALGLIRMPDVYNRMQTSTKSATLGSLGVLVGVGIWALGTDYGSIAWLTKTIVIAVFLLLTNPISAHALIRAAYKSGIPLWEGSVVDKYKEHLEAEAKTEEGGEE; translated from the coding sequence ATGAGCGCCCTTACAATAATCGGTGAAGTTCTCGTCCTGTTGGGGACGTTCTTTTACTTCCTGTCAGCGTTGGGCCTAATCAGGATGCCAGACGTCTACAACAGGATGCAGACCTCAACCAAGAGCGCCACCCTTGGCTCCCTTGGTGTCCTCGTCGGAGTTGGAATATGGGCCCTTGGAACCGACTACGGGAGCATCGCATGGCTCACCAAGACGATAGTGATAGCGGTCTTCCTGCTGCTCACCAACCCGATAAGCGCCCACGCGCTCATAAGGGCAGCGTACAAGAGCGGAATCCCGCTGTGGGAGGGCAGCGTCGTTGATAAGTACAAAGAACACCTCGAAGCCGAGGCAAAGACGGAGGAGGGTGGTGAGGAATGA
- a CDS encoding DUF4040 domain-containing protein gives MNLAYYIPHLIVAIMVVSAILAVEWKDLLAAVVGMAAVSLFASLLFFFLQAPDVAMTEAAIGAALSGAIFIFAIKRTQRYETEDEEKPGWWVRW, from the coding sequence ATGAACCTCGCATATTACATCCCCCACTTAATAGTTGCAATCATGGTAGTCTCCGCAATCCTAGCAGTCGAGTGGAAGGACCTACTAGCTGCGGTCGTCGGAATGGCAGCGGTTAGTCTGTTCGCCTCGCTGCTGTTCTTCTTCCTGCAGGCGCCAGACGTTGCCATGACCGAGGCTGCCATAGGTGCAGCGCTGAGCGGTGCAATCTTCATATTCGCGATTAAGAGAACCCAGAGGTATGAGACCGAGGATGAAGAAAAGCCCGGGTGGTGGGTGAGATGGTAG
- a CDS encoding Na(+)/H(+) antiporter subunit B, producing MVVKRALAIITLLVIGYWLAVGLSQVPFGEDKMLIGQYYLDNVKDQTGAVNAVTAVVVNYRGFDTLGEVTVLFIASTGVGALLWKRKKKRTAKTEGSIVLTTGTRLLFPFVMLFGAYIFIHGHLTPGGGFPGGATVATAFLLLYLAYIAYEIPHRGFEVTEGLAGMGYVTVGLIGLAIGGYFLFDWIWQTWQFGTDNIGRLLSGGFIPIIYTIIGIKVGTELSGIIDNMVKEEVSE from the coding sequence ATGGTAGTCAAGCGCGCCTTGGCAATAATTACCCTCCTCGTCATCGGTTACTGGCTGGCCGTTGGGCTGTCTCAGGTTCCCTTCGGCGAGGACAAGATGCTCATCGGCCAGTACTACCTCGACAACGTGAAGGATCAGACTGGAGCGGTCAATGCCGTCACCGCGGTAGTTGTCAACTACCGTGGCTTCGATACCCTCGGTGAAGTCACAGTCCTGTTCATAGCATCAACCGGTGTCGGTGCCCTGCTCTGGAAGAGAAAGAAGAAGAGAACCGCCAAGACAGAGGGAAGCATCGTCCTCACAACAGGTACGAGGCTGCTCTTCCCATTCGTGATGCTCTTCGGTGCCTACATCTTCATCCACGGACACCTCACTCCGGGCGGAGGATTCCCAGGCGGAGCAACGGTAGCTACTGCCTTCCTGCTGCTCTACCTGGCCTACATCGCCTACGAGATACCGCACAGGGGCTTTGAGGTTACAGAAGGACTGGCCGGCATGGGCTACGTTACCGTTGGTCTCATCGGCCTCGCGATAGGCGGCTACTTCCTCTTCGACTGGATATGGCAGACCTGGCAGTTTGGAACCGACAACATCGGCAGGCTCCTCAGCGGCGGCTTCATACCGATAATCTACACCATAATCGGCATCAAGGTCGGAACCGAACTCAGCGGAATCATTGACAACATGGTCAAAGAGGAGGTGAGCGAATGA
- a CDS encoding NADH-quinone oxidoreductase subunit K, whose protein sequence is MISVYYFGAIALILIGLYAILIKRNLLKILVGLSIMETGVNLLLISIGYVSGKSAPILSEGIGPSQAVDPIPQALVLTAIVIGVATTAMALSVAILIYEKYGTLNVEEIRRLRG, encoded by the coding sequence ATGATAAGCGTCTACTACTTTGGAGCCATAGCGCTCATCCTCATAGGCCTCTACGCCATACTCATCAAGAGGAACCTGCTCAAAATCCTCGTTGGGCTAAGCATAATGGAAACCGGCGTCAACCTGCTCCTCATCAGCATTGGCTACGTGAGCGGTAAGAGCGCCCCCATACTGAGCGAAGGAATAGGTCCGAGCCAGGCAGTTGACCCGATTCCGCAGGCATTGGTTCTCACGGCGATAGTTATCGGAGTTGCCACCACTGCCATGGCCCTTAGCGTTGCCATCCTGATTTACGAGAAGTACGGAACCCTCAACGTTGAGGAGATAAGGAGGTTGAGAGGATGA
- a CDS encoding proton-conducting transporter membrane subunit, protein MNGQYASLLIALPLISAFFVPVFKGIGKNAVRYFLILVTALQTGIAAWVFKEVYTTGQPIIVIAGGWKPPVGINLYIGHFAALFVLIIAVVSLFMAVFSISAVKTEPIDKYAMLFLLLMLGATGMIATGDIFNLFVFMEITAISAYALTAYNKTGEAAEASMKYIILGGIGSSFFLIGVALIYGSLGTLNMAQIAQLAATMNPTVAQVGLALIIFGLAVEAEIFPLNAWAPDAYQAAPHPITVMFSAFVVKAALYAMARLIYLMSDVGSWNSVLRMLIIMATLTVVVAELAALRQKNVKRMIAYSSIAQVGLIALAFALGTQAGVDAGVFHMINHAVVKALLFLAVGYVAITLGGAEVENFKGLGKKMPRTAFAISIGAIATVGIPLFNVFWSKVRIILATIDVGYTWAAVLVLSASVVEAVYYFRLLHTIWFEGEGEKINESFVIGLMMLFLAALVVVIGVYPDYVWELARKAGEDIFNVTQYVKNVPLMGVGA, encoded by the coding sequence ATGAACGGGCAGTACGCTTCCCTGCTCATAGCATTACCCCTCATCAGCGCGTTCTTCGTCCCCGTGTTTAAGGGGATTGGAAAGAACGCCGTCAGGTACTTCCTGATCCTAGTTACCGCCCTCCAGACTGGAATAGCGGCGTGGGTCTTCAAGGAGGTCTACACCACGGGCCAGCCCATAATAGTCATCGCCGGCGGCTGGAAGCCACCCGTGGGAATAAACCTCTACATCGGCCACTTTGCGGCACTCTTCGTGCTCATAATAGCGGTCGTCAGTCTCTTCATGGCAGTCTTCAGCATCAGCGCCGTTAAAACTGAGCCAATAGACAAATACGCCATGCTCTTCCTCCTGCTGATGCTCGGTGCCACTGGAATGATAGCGACCGGTGACATCTTCAACCTCTTCGTCTTCATGGAGATAACTGCAATAAGCGCCTACGCACTTACCGCCTACAACAAGACCGGCGAGGCGGCCGAGGCTTCAATGAAGTACATCATCCTCGGTGGAATCGGTTCAAGCTTCTTCCTCATCGGTGTCGCTTTAATCTACGGCTCCCTTGGAACCCTCAACATGGCTCAGATAGCCCAGCTCGCTGCGACTATGAACCCGACCGTTGCCCAGGTCGGCCTCGCGCTGATAATCTTCGGCTTGGCCGTTGAGGCAGAGATCTTCCCGCTCAACGCCTGGGCACCCGACGCTTATCAGGCAGCGCCCCATCCGATTACCGTCATGTTCTCAGCCTTCGTCGTCAAGGCTGCCCTCTACGCGATGGCGAGGCTGATCTATCTCATGAGCGACGTCGGAAGCTGGAACTCCGTGCTCAGGATGCTCATAATAATGGCCACCCTCACCGTCGTCGTTGCCGAGCTTGCCGCGCTCAGGCAGAAGAACGTCAAGAGAATGATAGCTTACTCGAGCATCGCTCAGGTCGGCTTAATAGCCCTTGCATTTGCCCTCGGAACTCAGGCCGGCGTTGATGCAGGAGTGTTTCACATGATCAACCACGCGGTAGTCAAGGCCCTCCTGTTCCTCGCCGTCGGCTACGTGGCGATAACTCTCGGCGGTGCAGAGGTGGAGAACTTCAAGGGGCTTGGAAAGAAGATGCCGCGGACGGCCTTCGCAATTTCAATCGGTGCCATAGCCACGGTCGGAATACCGCTCTTCAACGTCTTCTGGAGCAAGGTCAGAATAATCCTGGCCACTATAGACGTCGGCTACACCTGGGCAGCCGTGCTCGTTCTTTCAGCGAGCGTCGTGGAGGCAGTCTATTACTTCAGGCTGCTTCACACGATATGGTTCGAAGGAGAAGGAGAAAAGATCAACGAGAGCTTTGTCATTGGCCTCATGATGCTCTTCCTCGCGGCCCTTGTGGTGGTCATAGGCGTCTATCCAGACTACGTCTGGGAGCTCGCCAGGAAGGCTGGAGAGGACATCTTCAACGTGACCCAGTACGTTAAGAACGTTCCACTGATGGGGGTGGGAGCATGA